In one window of Cytophagaceae bacterium ABcell3 DNA:
- a CDS encoding FKBP-type peptidyl-prolyl cis-trans isomerase has product MLLRNLVIAGSLSALAMSCNPSSGSKDLSLKTEADSVSYGIGVNLGQNFKNQSLDEINIDILASAIKDVLNEKEMVMTEEEAGALIESYMMARFQKQADGNLEEGVAFLEKNKEREGVVTLESGLQYEIIEEGTGEKPTADDEVTTHYHGTLIDGTVFDSSVERGEPAKFPVSGVIAGWTEALQLMPKGSKWKLYVPADLGYGERGSRAIKPNSTLIFEVELIDIHKKE; this is encoded by the coding sequence CCATCATCAGGAAGCAAAGACCTATCTTTAAAAACAGAAGCTGATTCTGTCAGCTACGGTATTGGTGTTAACCTTGGACAAAACTTCAAAAACCAGTCTCTAGACGAAATTAATATTGATATCCTTGCTTCTGCTATTAAGGATGTTTTAAATGAGAAGGAAATGGTAATGACTGAGGAGGAAGCAGGTGCATTGATTGAGTCCTATATGATGGCTCGTTTCCAAAAGCAAGCAGATGGCAACCTTGAGGAAGGTGTCGCTTTTCTTGAGAAGAATAAAGAAAGAGAAGGTGTTGTAACATTGGAAAGCGGACTTCAGTATGAGATTATTGAAGAAGGTACAGGAGAAAAACCTACTGCCGATGATGAGGTTACTACGCATTATCATGGTACTTTAATTGATGGGACTGTCTTTGACAGTTCAGTAGAAAGAGGGGAGCCTGCTAAGTTTCCAGTATCTGGCGTAATTGCAGGCTGGACAGAAGCCCTTCAGCTTATGCCAAAAGGATCTAAGTGGAAGCTGTATGTGCCTGCTGATCTTGGATATGGTGAAAGAGGGTCAAGAGCTATTAAGCCTAACTCTACACTTATCTTTGAAGTTGAATTGATCGATATTCATAAGAAAGAATAG